One window of the Streptomyces sp. TS71-3 genome contains the following:
- a CDS encoding LysR family transcriptional regulator produces the protein MELREMRAFVVVAEEGGLSRAARRLHVSQPALSQTMSALERELGVQLLVRSSTGVKATDAGMTLLAEARAVLARYDQALSAVARHTAAGGGVLRLGIPLELPGDLLSRPLAELAAAYPATRVQVSHMSTSVQFESLRRGDIDVGLVREHPVGQDLDAVLVVEEHLGVLLAAEQAARTAGPDGVALDALAGLNWVGFPRSGSPAWYDELTAILRSHGLDLGPAAAEGQELIAEVKFAAVTGGDAFALAPPEWSQQLPENVVWSPLAGHPLVRRTWAVWPASSHRRDLARFVLALDEQGPRRTPRDPVPVG, from the coding sequence GTGGAGCTGAGAGAGATGCGGGCGTTCGTCGTCGTCGCCGAAGAGGGCGGGCTTTCCAGGGCGGCACGGCGGCTGCACGTCAGCCAGCCCGCCCTGTCCCAGACGATGAGCGCCCTGGAACGGGAGCTGGGCGTCCAGCTCCTGGTGCGCAGCAGCACCGGGGTGAAGGCCACCGACGCCGGAATGACCCTGCTCGCCGAGGCCCGCGCGGTGCTCGCCCGCTACGACCAGGCGCTCTCCGCCGTCGCCCGGCACACCGCGGCGGGCGGTGGCGTCCTGCGCCTCGGGATCCCCCTGGAACTCCCCGGCGACCTGCTCTCCCGCCCCCTCGCCGAACTCGCCGCCGCCTACCCGGCCACCCGGGTGCAGGTCAGCCACATGTCGACGTCGGTGCAGTTCGAGTCGCTGCGCCGCGGGGACATCGACGTCGGCCTGGTCCGGGAGCACCCCGTGGGCCAGGACCTGGACGCCGTCCTCGTCGTCGAGGAGCACCTCGGGGTGCTGCTCGCCGCCGAGCAGGCCGCACGGACCGCCGGCCCGGACGGCGTCGCGCTCGACGCCCTCGCCGGCCTCAACTGGGTCGGCTTCCCCCGCTCCGGCAGCCCCGCCTGGTACGACGAGTTGACCGCGATCCTGCGCAGCCACGGCCTGGACCTGGGCCCGGCCGCCGCCGAGGGCCAGGAGCTGATCGCCGAAGTGAAGTTCGCGGCGGTCACCGGAGGCGACGCGTTCGCGCTGGCGCCGCCCGAGTGGTCCCAGCAGCTTCCCGAGAACGTCGTCTGGTCCCCGCTGGCCGGCCACCCGCTGGTCCGGCGCACCTGGGCGGTCTGGCCGGCCAGCTCCCACCGCCGCGACCTCGCCCGCTTCGTCCTCGCTCTCGACGAGCAGGGCCCCCGGCGCACCCCCCGCGACCCGGTGCCGGTGGGCTGA
- a CDS encoding Gfo/Idh/MocA family oxidoreductase has protein sequence MTGTGTDTPLRVALVGYGLAGSVFHAPLITAAGGLALDTIATGSEERREQARAEFPDVRFAAGADDVWARAGEFDVAVIASPNRTHVPYATAALKAGLHVVVDKPLAATAAEARELSTLAERQGRLLSVFQNRRWDNDFLTLRRLLDEGTLGDVWRFESRYERWRPQPKGGWRESGDPEEVGGLLYDLGSHVVDQALVLFGPVVRVYAESETRRPGTGADDDTFLALTHAGGVRSHLHVSSTAAQLGPRFRVLGSRAGYVKYGLDPQEADLRAGRRPAGEADWGREPESEWGHVTTGQSPMTGHGDPYPSLPGDYPAYYTRLAAALRTGGPNPVTAGEAAATLEVLQAARRSAETGTTVTL, from the coding sequence ATGACAGGTACCGGAACCGACACCCCCCTCCGCGTCGCCCTCGTCGGCTACGGACTCGCAGGCTCCGTCTTCCACGCCCCGCTGATCACCGCCGCAGGCGGCCTCGCGCTCGACACGATCGCCACCGGCAGCGAGGAGCGGCGGGAGCAGGCGCGTGCGGAGTTCCCCGACGTCCGGTTCGCCGCGGGCGCGGATGACGTGTGGGCCCGGGCGGGCGAGTTCGACGTGGCCGTGATCGCCTCCCCGAACAGGACCCACGTCCCGTACGCGACGGCCGCGCTCAAGGCGGGCCTGCACGTCGTCGTGGACAAGCCGCTCGCGGCCACCGCCGCCGAGGCCCGTGAGCTGTCCACGCTCGCCGAGCGGCAGGGGCGGCTGCTCTCCGTCTTCCAGAACCGCCGTTGGGACAACGACTTCCTGACGCTCCGCCGGCTCCTCGACGAAGGCACGCTCGGCGACGTCTGGCGCTTCGAGTCGCGCTACGAGCGGTGGCGCCCGCAGCCCAAGGGCGGCTGGCGCGAGTCCGGCGACCCCGAAGAGGTCGGAGGTCTGCTCTACGACCTGGGGAGCCACGTGGTCGACCAGGCGCTCGTCCTGTTCGGCCCCGTCGTCCGGGTGTACGCCGAGTCCGAGACACGCCGCCCGGGTACGGGCGCGGACGACGACACGTTCCTCGCCCTCACGCACGCCGGCGGCGTCCGCTCCCACCTCCATGTCTCCTCGACGGCGGCGCAGCTCGGCCCGCGCTTCAGGGTGCTCGGCTCCCGCGCCGGCTACGTCAAGTACGGGCTCGACCCCCAGGAGGCCGACCTCCGCGCCGGCCGGCGGCCCGCCGGCGAGGCCGACTGGGGCCGGGAGCCGGAGTCCGAGTGGGGCCACGTCACCACCGGCCAGTCCCCCATGACCGGGCACGGCGACCCGTACCCCTCCCTCCCCGGCGACTACCCCGCGTACTACACGCGCCTCGCCGCCGCCCTGCGGACCGGCGGGCCGAACCCGGTCACGGCCGGCGAGGCGGCGGCGACCCTGGAGGTCCTTCAGGCCGCACGCCGATCCGCGGAGACGGGCACGACCGTCACGCTGTGA
- a CDS encoding SDR family oxidoreductase, translating to MVEEIRAQGGQADFLAADLRDEASARDLARRAKGLVGEVDVLVNNAGMFPFGSTEETTEPDFDAVYALNVKVPYFLVAELAPDMARRGHGTIVNISTMVAEYGANGMGLYGSSKAALVLLTKSWAAEYGPKGVRVNVVSPGPTRTEGTAVMGDALDQLAATTPAGHPAAPREIADAIVFLASDRASFVHGAVLPVDGGRIAV from the coding sequence GTGGTCGAGGAGATCAGGGCGCAGGGCGGCCAGGCCGACTTCCTCGCGGCCGACCTGCGTGACGAGGCCTCCGCCCGTGACCTGGCGCGACGCGCCAAGGGCCTGGTCGGCGAGGTGGACGTGCTGGTCAACAACGCAGGCATGTTCCCCTTCGGCTCGACCGAGGAGACCACCGAGCCCGATTTCGACGCGGTGTACGCGCTCAATGTGAAGGTGCCGTACTTCCTCGTCGCCGAGCTGGCCCCGGACATGGCGCGGCGCGGCCACGGCACGATCGTCAACATCAGCACGATGGTCGCCGAGTACGGCGCCAACGGGATGGGCCTGTACGGGTCGAGCAAGGCCGCGCTGGTCCTGCTCACCAAGTCCTGGGCCGCCGAGTACGGGCCGAAGGGCGTCCGGGTGAACGTGGTCAGCCCCGGCCCCACCCGTACCGAGGGCACCGCGGTCATGGGCGACGCCCTGGACCAGCTCGCCGCCACCACCCCGGCCGGCCACCCCGCCGCCCCGCGGGAGATCGCCGACGCGATCGTGTTCCTCGCCTCGGACAGGGCGAGCTTCGTGCACGGCGCGGTACTGCCGGTGGACGGCGGCCGGATCGCCGTCTGA
- a CDS encoding 6-phosphofructokinase translates to MRVGVLTGGGDCPGLNAVIRGIVRRGVQEYDWQFVGIVDGWRGALEDVTVPLDVPSVRGILTHGGTILGASRTNPLRTEDGIARIKRTLDVRGIDALVVVGGEDTLGVAQRLADEGVRLVGVPKTIDNDVGGTDYTFGFDTAVSIATEAIDRLHTTAASHRRALVVEVMGRHSGWIAVHAGVAGGASAILIPERAFDVEQVCGWVLSRFQLRRAPVIVVAEGAVPEAGQLVVRDESRDEYGHVRLSGIGDWLADEIERRTGKQARTTVLGHVQRGGTPTANDRWLATRFGLQAVAAVWDGDFGTMTAVRGTDIVRVPLREALATAKRVPLELYEEFDVFFGT, encoded by the coding sequence ATGCGAGTCGGAGTGCTCACCGGGGGCGGCGACTGCCCTGGGCTCAACGCGGTGATCCGGGGCATCGTCCGCAGGGGCGTGCAGGAGTACGACTGGCAGTTCGTGGGCATCGTGGACGGCTGGCGCGGTGCGCTGGAGGACGTCACCGTCCCCCTGGACGTGCCGAGCGTGCGGGGCATCCTCACGCACGGCGGCACCATCCTCGGAGCCTCCCGCACCAACCCGCTCCGCACCGAGGACGGCATCGCGCGGATCAAGCGCACCCTCGACGTCCGCGGCATCGACGCGCTGGTGGTGGTCGGCGGCGAGGACACCCTCGGGGTGGCGCAGCGGCTCGCCGACGAGGGCGTCCGGCTGGTGGGGGTGCCCAAGACCATCGACAACGACGTCGGCGGCACCGACTACACGTTCGGGTTCGACACCGCCGTCAGCATCGCCACCGAGGCCATCGACCGCCTGCACACCACCGCCGCCTCGCACCGCCGGGCGCTGGTGGTGGAGGTGATGGGCCGGCACTCCGGGTGGATCGCGGTGCACGCGGGCGTGGCCGGCGGTGCCAGCGCCATCCTGATCCCGGAGCGCGCCTTCGACGTGGAGCAGGTGTGCGGCTGGGTCCTCAGCCGCTTCCAGCTCCGCCGCGCGCCGGTCATCGTGGTCGCGGAGGGCGCGGTTCCGGAGGCCGGGCAGCTCGTGGTCAGGGACGAATCCCGGGACGAGTACGGCCACGTCCGGCTCTCCGGCATCGGCGACTGGCTGGCCGACGAGATCGAACGGCGCACCGGCAAGCAGGCCCGCACCACGGTGCTCGGCCACGTGCAGCGCGGCGGCACCCCGACGGCGAACGACCGCTGGCTGGCCACCCGCTTCGGGCTCCAGGCGGTCGCGGCGGTGTGGGACGGCGACTTCGGCACGATGACGGCGGTGCGCGGCACGGACATCGTCCGCGTACCGCTCAGGGAGGCACTGGCCACGGCCAAACGGGTGCCGCTGGAACTGTACGAGGAGTTCGACGTGTTCTTCGGAACGTAG
- a CDS encoding fumarylacetoacetate hydrolase family protein, with the protein MKLLRVGAAGEERPALLADDGSLRDLSGLVTDVDGALLADDDALIRVRAAGESGELPVLDAPGRIGPPLARIGKVVCIGLNYHDHARETGAEPPSEPVIFFKAADTVVGPNDTVLVPRGSTKTDWEVELAIVIGRTARYLESHEEALAHVAGYALSNDVSEREFQIERGGTWDKGKNCETFNPLGPWLVTADEVPDPQKLSLRTWVNGELKQDGSTADQIFPVAEVVRYVSQFMTLYPGDVINTGTPAGVAMGRPEPKPYLRAGDVVELEIAGLGRQRQEFGAA; encoded by the coding sequence ATGAAGCTGCTGCGTGTCGGTGCGGCCGGCGAGGAGCGTCCCGCGCTGCTCGCCGACGACGGGAGCCTGCGCGACCTGTCCGGACTCGTCACGGACGTCGACGGCGCCCTGCTCGCCGACGACGACGCACTGATCCGGGTCCGGGCCGCGGGCGAGTCGGGCGAGCTGCCGGTGCTCGACGCCCCCGGGCGGATCGGCCCGCCGCTGGCGCGGATCGGCAAGGTCGTCTGCATCGGTCTCAACTACCACGACCACGCCCGCGAGACCGGGGCCGAGCCGCCCTCCGAGCCGGTCATCTTCTTCAAGGCGGCGGACACGGTGGTGGGCCCGAACGACACCGTTCTCGTGCCGCGCGGCTCCACCAAGACCGACTGGGAGGTGGAGCTCGCGATCGTCATCGGCCGCACGGCCCGCTACCTGGAGTCCCACGAGGAGGCGCTCGCGCACGTCGCGGGGTACGCGCTCTCCAACGACGTGTCCGAGCGCGAGTTCCAGATCGAGCGCGGCGGCACCTGGGACAAGGGCAAGAACTGCGAGACGTTCAACCCGCTCGGCCCCTGGCTGGTGACCGCGGACGAGGTGCCCGACCCGCAGAAGCTCTCGCTCAGGACCTGGGTCAACGGCGAGCTGAAGCAGGACGGCAGCACCGCCGACCAGATCTTCCCGGTGGCCGAGGTGGTCCGGTACGTCAGCCAGTTCATGACGCTCTACCCCGGCGACGTCATCAACACCGGAACCCCCGCGGGCGTGGCCATGGGCCGCCCGGAACCCAAGCCGTACCTGCGGGCCGGCGACGTGGTGGAGCTGGAGATCGCGGGACTCGGCCGCCAGCGGCAGGAGTTCGGCGCGGCGTAA
- a CDS encoding HAD-IIA family hydrolase produces the protein MAERKSIESWLTDMDGVLIHEGVPIPGAEAFIKRLRDSGRPFLVLTNNSIYTPRDLHARLSRMGLDVPVDNIWTSALATAKFLDDQRPGGTAYVIGESGLTTALHDIGYVLTDHEPDYVVLGETRTYSFESMTKAVRLIKDGARFICTNPDETGPSAEGPLPAAGSVAALITKATGKDPYFAGKPNPLMMRTGLNAIGAHSETSAMIGDRMDTDVLAGLEAGMTTFLVLSGLTSPGEVDDYPFRPSTVVDSIADLVELI, from the coding sequence ATGGCAGAGCGCAAGTCCATCGAATCGTGGCTCACCGACATGGACGGGGTGCTCATCCACGAAGGGGTGCCGATCCCGGGCGCCGAGGCGTTCATCAAGCGGCTGCGCGACTCGGGCCGGCCGTTCCTCGTGCTCACCAACAACTCCATCTACACGCCTCGCGACCTGCACGCCCGCCTCTCCCGGATGGGCCTGGACGTGCCGGTGGACAACATCTGGACGTCCGCCCTGGCCACGGCGAAGTTCCTGGACGACCAGCGGCCGGGCGGCACCGCCTACGTCATCGGCGAGTCGGGACTGACGACCGCGCTGCACGACATCGGGTACGTGCTCACCGACCACGAGCCCGACTACGTCGTCCTGGGCGAGACGCGCACGTACTCCTTCGAGTCCATGACGAAGGCGGTGCGGCTGATCAAGGACGGCGCGCGGTTCATCTGCACCAACCCGGACGAGACGGGGCCGTCCGCCGAGGGCCCGCTGCCCGCGGCCGGTTCGGTCGCCGCGCTCATCACCAAGGCCACCGGCAAGGACCCGTACTTCGCGGGCAAGCCCAACCCGCTGATGATGCGCACGGGCCTGAACGCGATCGGTGCGCACTCCGAGACCAGCGCGATGATCGGCGACCGGATGGACACCGACGTGCTGGCCGGTCTGGAGGCCGGCATGACGACCTTCCTCGTGCTCAGCGGGCTGACCTCACCGGGCGAGGTCGACGACTACCCGTTCCGCCCCTCGACGGTCGTCGATTCCATCGCGGACCTGGTCGAGCTGATCTGA
- a CDS encoding MFS transporter: protein MSRPMSRPPYPSDTAATTAEAGTTTPSPPPPAPDGEPAGPRTPAAQAPAAAPADGAGLRPAATLAVTSAATAVALMSYTAPMVTLSDTAASLGSSVSVQAWLLNGAPLGLAALLLVAGSLADDYGRRKVFLSGTLALGITTALGALATDTWLFVLARLAQGAASAAVLASSLGLLVHAFPTAHGRVRATGVWGAFVSGGIALGPLLAGWLATFDWRWAYVVLGIAGLLIAALGGGALVESKAPRPGRPDLAGAAALSGALVALLAALTLGRDGWVRPSVGLLLLAFALLIWAFVAVERRTASPMIDLGLLRRPLFLAASSGGLFTGLAVIGLYSFLPTLVQGALGLSPLGTAWLYMAWSGTSFVVALQARRLVQSPRLAGRISARHQLALGFVLHAAGVLTMLGAMASGHWTRLLPGLFITGVGSGLLNAALPLLAVESVPRDRAAMGSGANNTARYIGSSAGVALTIAVATTAGGGGSRGGAAALAHGTDIAVLVSAGLAVVAAVAALVLRERR, encoded by the coding sequence ATGTCCCGTCCCATGTCCCGTCCCCCGTACCCCTCTGACACCGCCGCGACGACCGCGGAAGCCGGCACCACGACGCCGTCGCCGCCTCCGCCCGCCCCTGACGGGGAACCCGCGGGTCCCAGAACGCCGGCGGCCCAGGCCCCGGCCGCGGCCCCGGCGGACGGCGCGGGGTTGCGGCCCGCGGCCACCCTCGCCGTCACCAGCGCCGCGACCGCCGTGGCCCTGATGTCGTACACCGCCCCGATGGTCACGCTCTCGGACACCGCCGCCTCGCTCGGCAGCTCGGTGTCCGTACAGGCCTGGCTGCTGAACGGCGCGCCGCTGGGGCTTGCCGCGCTGCTGCTGGTCGCCGGCAGCCTCGCGGACGACTACGGCCGCCGGAAGGTCTTCCTCTCCGGCACCCTCGCGCTCGGGATCACCACGGCGCTCGGGGCACTGGCCACCGACACGTGGCTGTTCGTGCTGGCCCGCCTCGCCCAGGGAGCGGCGAGCGCCGCGGTGCTGGCCAGCAGCCTCGGCCTGCTCGTGCACGCCTTCCCGACCGCGCACGGCCGGGTGCGGGCGACGGGGGTCTGGGGTGCGTTCGTCAGCGGCGGCATCGCGTTGGGACCGCTGCTCGCCGGCTGGCTCGCGACGTTCGACTGGCGATGGGCGTACGTCGTGCTCGGCATAGCGGGGCTGCTGATCGCGGCCCTCGGCGGGGGCGCGCTGGTGGAGTCGAAGGCGCCGCGCCCTGGCCGGCCGGACCTGGCGGGCGCGGCGGCGCTCAGCGGTGCGCTGGTGGCGCTGCTCGCGGCGCTCACGCTCGGAAGGGACGGCTGGGTGCGCCCCTCCGTGGGCCTGCTGCTGCTCGCGTTCGCCCTGCTGATCTGGGCCTTCGTGGCGGTCGAGCGGCGCACGGCGAGCCCGATGATCGACCTGGGGCTGCTGCGGCGCCCGCTGTTCCTGGCCGCGTCCTCGGGCGGGCTGTTCACCGGCCTCGCGGTGATCGGCCTCTACAGCTTCCTGCCCACCCTGGTGCAGGGCGCGCTGGGCCTGAGCCCGCTGGGCACGGCGTGGCTGTACATGGCGTGGTCGGGCACGTCCTTCGTGGTCGCGCTCCAGGCGCGCCGCCTCGTCCAGTCCCCGCGCCTCGCGGGCCGGATCTCGGCGCGCCACCAGCTCGCGCTCGGCTTCGTGCTGCACGCGGCCGGGGTGCTGACGATGCTGGGCGCGATGGCCTCCGGCCACTGGACGCGGCTGTTGCCGGGCCTGTTCATCACGGGAGTCGGCAGCGGCCTGCTGAATGCCGCGCTGCCGCTGCTCGCCGTCGAGTCGGTGCCCAGGGATCGGGCCGCGATGGGGTCCGGCGCGAACAACACCGCCCGCTACATCGGTTCGTCGGCGGGCGTCGCGCTGACCATCGCGGTCGCCACCACCGCCGGGGGCGGGGGCTCCCGGGGCGGTGCCGCGGCGCTGGCCCACGGTACGGACATCGCCGTGCTGGTGTCGGCGGGGCTGGCGGTGGTCGCGGCGGTGGCGGCGCTGGTGCTGCGCGAGCGCCGCTGA
- a CDS encoding GNAT family N-acetyltransferase: MDIAVDDLSGDDIAAFLAAHVSEMKTLSPLESKHALDLDGLRRPEITFWSVRDGGALVGCGALKELDGDHAELKSMRTDPVRKRSGIASWLLAHIVAEAGRRGYRRLSLETGSAEFFAPARALYAKFGFAYCPPFGEYRDDPHSVYMSRLL; the protein is encoded by the coding sequence ATGGACATAGCCGTCGACGACCTCTCCGGCGATGACATCGCGGCCTTCCTGGCGGCGCACGTCAGCGAGATGAAGACCCTCAGCCCGCTGGAGAGCAAGCACGCCCTGGACCTGGACGGGCTGCGCAGGCCCGAGATCACCTTCTGGTCGGTCAGGGACGGCGGCGCCCTGGTGGGCTGCGGCGCGCTCAAGGAGCTCGACGGCGACCACGCCGAGCTGAAGTCCATGCGCACCGACCCCGTGCGCAAGCGCAGCGGCATCGCCTCCTGGCTGCTCGCGCACATCGTCGCGGAGGCCGGCCGGCGGGGCTACCGCAGGCTGAGCCTGGAGACCGGGTCGGCCGAGTTCTTCGCCCCGGCACGCGCGCTGTACGCGAAGTTCGGCTTCGCGTACTGCCCGCCCTTCGGCGAGTACAGGGACGACCCTCACAGCGTGTACATGAGCCGCCTGCTCTGA
- a CDS encoding DUF6412 domain-containing protein, with protein sequence MTRIPTIRAGLQMTLRPAVLLLFLLAETVLVALAGAGGVPVVVAFAATAATGAALVFCSLRISRSAPAVPHTRVRTTLRERALRTAFLPQRDPDAPGRNRPRAPGRPSPTAV encoded by the coding sequence ATGACGCGGATCCCCACGATCCGGGCAGGGCTCCAGATGACGCTGCGGCCCGCGGTCCTGCTGCTCTTCCTGCTCGCCGAGACCGTCCTCGTCGCCCTGGCGGGCGCGGGCGGTGTCCCGGTGGTCGTCGCCTTCGCCGCCACCGCCGCGACCGGCGCCGCACTCGTCTTCTGCTCCCTGCGGATCTCGCGCAGTGCCCCCGCCGTGCCGCACACCAGGGTCCGTACGACCCTGCGCGAACGCGCGCTGCGCACCGCGTTCCTCCCGCAACGCGACCCCGACGCGCCCGGCCGCAACAGGCCACGAGCGCCAGGACGGCCGTCCCCGACGGCCGTGTAG
- a CDS encoding helix-turn-helix domain-containing protein produces the protein MALGKDYAAQECSMARALEVVGERWTLLLVRDALYGVRRYNDFLVHLGIPRAVLAARLQTLTSAGVLEKRRYQDSPPRYEYVITPRGCALWPTLRGLGVWGEETFPDTRPLRTFHHVACGTELGVHGECPECRIFVPVEDVEMRPGPGLEQEPANPVSRALLRPRRFLQPVDVAAEEAAAAEAAAAEAAEGQAAEAAVPSTP, from the coding sequence ATGGCTCTTGGTAAGGACTACGCGGCGCAGGAGTGCTCGATGGCCCGCGCGCTGGAGGTCGTCGGCGAGCGCTGGACCCTGCTGCTGGTGCGTGACGCGCTGTACGGCGTGCGGCGCTACAACGACTTCCTCGTCCACCTGGGCATCCCGCGCGCCGTGCTCGCCGCCCGCTTGCAGACGCTGACCTCCGCGGGCGTCCTGGAGAAGCGCCGCTACCAGGACTCGCCGCCGCGCTACGAGTACGTCATCACCCCCCGGGGCTGCGCCCTCTGGCCGACGCTGCGCGGGCTGGGCGTGTGGGGCGAGGAGACGTTCCCCGACACGAGGCCGCTGCGCACGTTCCACCACGTCGCGTGCGGCACGGAACTCGGTGTCCACGGGGAGTGCCCCGAGTGCCGGATATTCGTCCCGGTCGAGGACGTCGAGATGCGCCCCGGGCCGGGCCTGGAGCAGGAGCCGGCGAATCCGGTCAGCCGCGCGCTGCTGCGCCCGCGCAGGTTCCTCCAGCCGGTCGACGTCGCCGCCGAGGAGGCCGCTGCCGCGGAAGCCGCTGCCGCGGAGGCCGCCGAAGGGCAGGCCGCCGAGGCCGCCGTGCCGAGCACGCCCTAG
- a CDS encoding ROK family transcriptional regulator, protein MNEEEEAGVVDGQQSGAPAHAAVPGWPAGAGLPALRGHNTALVLDLLRVAGTAGISRRELADRTGLTPQAVSKITARLRTEGLAAPAGRRASTGGKPPTALRLVPGARFAVGLHLDRDACTAVLADLTGTVVAERHGPLDLGAGAGEVVDLVVREVRALTEAAGRSAAAQQPAAAQRPGTAQPPGAAPAVLGVGVAAPGPLDHRLGVLHRVTGFPEWDGFPLRDVLARRLGLPVAVDKDTNAAALGLSLSTDLGPSGVDSFAYLHLGTGLGAGLVLDGAVRRGARTGAGEFGHQVILLDGPLCSCGNHGCVEALCLDAAARGDLAGAARVLGEGAANLTALLDVDRVLLGGATINSGAVTGERFVRGVAAVLAERAGRTGRDPAVPVALAPGGPRAVAEGAAQLLLAPLFGRAPSIPAVSAMPTAAATPAVSATPAAAATPAASATPAEPAMPPEPAAPAASPTPAD, encoded by the coding sequence GTGAACGAAGAGGAAGAGGCGGGCGTGGTGGACGGACAGCAGAGTGGTGCGCCGGCGCACGCCGCCGTGCCGGGGTGGCCGGCCGGGGCCGGTCTTCCCGCCTTGCGCGGGCACAACACCGCCCTCGTGCTGGACCTCCTCCGCGTCGCCGGCACCGCCGGCATCAGCCGCCGCGAGCTGGCCGACCGCACCGGGCTCACCCCGCAGGCCGTGAGTAAGATCACCGCGCGCCTGCGGACCGAGGGGCTGGCCGCGCCCGCAGGGCGCCGCGCGTCCACGGGCGGCAAGCCGCCCACCGCCCTCCGCCTGGTGCCCGGCGCCCGGTTCGCCGTCGGGCTGCACCTGGACCGTGACGCGTGCACGGCGGTGCTGGCGGACCTGACCGGAACCGTCGTGGCGGAACGCCACGGCCCGCTGGACCTGGGCGCGGGCGCCGGAGAAGTGGTGGACCTGGTCGTCCGCGAGGTCCGGGCGCTGACGGAAGCCGCCGGACGGTCGGCCGCCGCCCAACAGCCGGCCGCCGCCCAACGGCCGGGCACCGCCCAGCCGCCAGGCGCCGCCCCCGCAGTGCTCGGCGTGGGTGTCGCGGCGCCGGGGCCGCTCGATCACCGGCTCGGGGTGCTGCACCGGGTCACCGGCTTCCCCGAGTGGGACGGCTTCCCGCTCCGCGATGTGCTCGCCCGCCGCCTCGGCCTGCCGGTCGCCGTCGACAAGGACACCAACGCCGCGGCCCTCGGCCTCTCCCTGAGCACGGACCTCGGACCGTCCGGGGTCGACTCCTTCGCCTACCTGCACCTGGGCACCGGCCTGGGCGCCGGGCTCGTCCTCGACGGCGCCGTACGCCGGGGCGCCCGCACCGGCGCGGGCGAGTTCGGGCACCAGGTGATCCTGCTGGACGGACCCCTCTGCTCCTGCGGCAACCACGGCTGCGTGGAAGCCCTCTGCCTGGACGCCGCGGCCCGCGGCGACCTCGCCGGTGCCGCCCGCGTGCTGGGGGAGGGCGCGGCGAACCTCACCGCCTTGCTGGACGTCGACCGGGTCCTCCTCGGCGGCGCCACGATCAACTCCGGCGCCGTCACCGGCGAACGCTTCGTACGCGGGGTGGCCGCCGTGCTCGCCGAGCGCGCCGGCCGCACCGGGCGCGACCCGGCCGTCCCGGTCGCCCTCGCCCCGGGCGGGCCGCGCGCCGTGGCCGAGGGCGCCGCCCAACTCCTCCTCGCACCCCTCTTCGGCCGCGCCCCGTCCATCCCCGCCGTATCTGCAATGCCTACGGCAGCCGCAACGCCTGCCGTATCCGCAACGCCTGCGGCAGCCGCAACCCCCGCCGCATCCGCAACGCCCGCCGAACCCGCGATGCCGCCCGAACCCGCCGCGCCCGCGGCCTCCCCCACCCCCGCCGACTAG